A genomic region of Papaver somniferum cultivar HN1 chromosome 7, ASM357369v1, whole genome shotgun sequence contains the following coding sequences:
- the LOC113297539 gene encoding dual specificity protein kinase YAK1 homolog isoform X1, whose protein sequence is MDDTSTSSEVGVKSPWKPAERAFHRYSPIMDGGETSRKQNGASLVTRKPLITRLTKDIVKTYQTCNPDFKHNEELNPKRFLTTPSVGISNGGYDNANSDLILSVNFVVLHMESQRRYIVKEMLGHGTFGQVAKCWVEELKGHVALKIIKNQPAYFQQALVEVSLLWQLNTKFDPEDKHHIVRILDFFEFQNHLCISFELLDSNLYELMKMNSFRGLSMNIVQVFARQILRALVLMKDANIIHCDLKPENILLCTRSKPGEIKIIDFGSACREDRTVYSYIQSRYYRSPEVLLGYQYNTAIDMWSFGCIVAELFLGLPLFPGMSEFDLLRRMITTLGGQPPDHVLKEAKNTSKFFKRIGSGHNFENDEICMGERSGYQPLTAEEYEARTLKKATIGKQYFKYTKLEEVVKNYPYRTNLPQEEISRESINRLAMIDFLRGLIEFDPAKRWSPLQASKHPFMTGEPFTSPYRPPPETPHVPVAQNFKVDHHPGAGHWFAAGLSPQVLSINRGPPQNNFQVAPQNASSYGSLGSHGSYNEGVGLGSSYGSYGDDSCVYAYYSPVGPSGLNIRAQGGGVPIAGASSDARWRTSQLSHGNGGLGVSPSAGNFGPMSLGASPSQFTPPNHHIQVSTGSSGKFGPTSPARGSVHGSPLSKMAAVGHFNNRRRSWGHSGSHSLPPQEDTTHWQGHHTDGASCSYGEGSSRGHTSGSPRNMQSTSSVPNWRPLRGNARFNAGFSSGTSQSVPQLNSNMPYRPSLESTNEKAEISSLPDPGDWDPNYSDELLLQEDGPDVGSMVSEFTNIMRISHPPDPAVPVAGMGRFNNTYQTHMNSHIPNQRNFLTSQAFPQVDASSSSAHDMHVGHGRPIMSSQFTPHSAQGSPSRFGQHPPPCHRSNHVPSNFTRGGEWNHQKVQPPPLYNNVGSHSLGNNTLPNGSPWGRRPGYPVTSIPPASNSRKDYGRIV, encoded by the exons ATGGATGATACAAGTACTAGTAGCGAAGTTGGGGTGAAGTCGCCATGGAAACCTGCAGAGAGAGCTTTTCATCGGTATTCGCCAATAATGGATGGTGGAGAAACTTCTCGGAAACAGAATGGTGCGAGCCTTGTTACACGAAAACCg CTCATCACCAGATTAACTAAAGACATAGTTAAAACGTACCAAACATGTAATCCAGATTTCaagcataatgaagaattaaacCCAAAGCGGTTCCTAACCACCCCATCAGTTGGTATTAGCAACGGTGGATATGATAATGCAAATTCAGATTTGATCTTGAGTGTGAACTTTGTCGTGCTCCACATGGAATCACAACGAAG ATACATCGTCAAAGAGATGCTTGGGCATGGGACTTTTGGACAAGTTGCTAAGTGCTGGGTCGAAGAGTTGAAAGGTCATGTTGCTTTAAAGATAATAAAGAATCAACCAGCATATTTTCAGCAGGCACTAGTTGAAGTATCCCTTTTGTGGCAGCTAAATACAAAATTTGATCCGGAGGATAAACACCACATAGTTCGCATtctggacttttttgagttccaAAACCATTTATGCATTTCCTTTGAATTGCTTGACTCAAACCT GTATGAGCTCATGAAGATGAACAGTTTTAGAGGACTATCAATGAACATTGTCCAAGTTTTCGCGAGACAG aTCCTGCGGGCCTTAGTATTAATGAAAGATGCCAACATTATTCATTGTGATCTGAAGCCTGAAAACATTCTTTTGTGCACGAG ATCAAAGCCTGGAGAAATCAAAATCATCGACTTTGGATCAGCTTGTAGGGAGGATCGAACGGTTTATTCTTACATTCAG AGTCGTTACTACAGGTCTCCTGAAGTTCTTCTCGGTTATCA ATATAATACTGCAATAGATATGTGGTCCTTCGGTTGCATAGTTGCGGAATTGTTCTTAGGATTGCCACTATTTCCGGGAATGTCGGAGTTTGATCTGCTCAGACGAATGATAACAACACTTGG AGGCCAACCACCTGATCATGTACTGAAGGAGGCAAAAAATACGTCTAAGTTCTTTAAGCGCATTGGAAGTGGCCAcaactttgagaatgatgaaatcTGCATGGGTGAAAGAAGTGGTTACCAACCATTAACTGCAGAGGAATATGAAGCT AGGACGTTGAAAAAAGCAACAATAGGGAAGCAGTATTTCAAGTATACGAAGCTTGAGGAGGTTGTTAAAAACTACCCATATAGAACTAACTTACCTCAGGAAGAGATATCCAGAG AAAGTATAAACCGTTTAGCAATGATTGATTTCTTGAGGGGTCTCATTGAATTTGATCCAGCAAAGAGGTGGTCGCCTTTGCAA GCTTCAAAACATCCTTTTATGACTGGAGAACCCTTCACAAGCCCGTATAGGCCTCCTCCGGAGACCCCTCACGTG CCTGTAGCTCAGAATTTTAAGGTGGACCACCACCCTGGTGCTGGTCACTGGTTTGCTGCAGGTCTTTCACCTCAG GTGTTAAGCATTAATAGAGGGCCTCCACAGAATAACTTTCAGGTGGCTCCACAGAATGCTAGTAGTTATGGTAGTTTGGGAAGCCATGGTAGTTATAACGAAGGAGTTGGACTTGGCAGCAGCTATGGAAGTTATGGCGATGATAGTTGTGTATATGCATACTATTCTCCTGTGGGTCCATCTGGTCTGAACATCCGCGCTCAGGGTGGTGGAGTACCAATCGCTGGAGCTAGCTCTGATGCTAGATGGAGAACTTCTCAACTTTCTCATGGGAATGGAGGACTTGGTGTCAGTCCATCTGCAGGAAACTTTGGGCCGATGTCTCTAGGTGCGAGTCCCTCACAGTTTACACCTCCTAATCACCATATTCAAGTTTCCACTGGATCTTCAGGAAAGTTCGGCCCAACTTCTCCAGCAAGAGGAAGTGTTCATGGATCACCTTTAAGCAAAATGGCTGCTGTTGGACACTTCAATAATAGGAGGAGAAGTTGGGGACATTCTGGGTCCCACTCGTTACCCCCTCAAGAAGATACAACGCACTGGCAAGGGCATCATACTGATGGTGCCAGCTGTAGTTACGGTGAGGGAAGCTCTCGAGGACATACTAGTGGTTCTCCTCGGAATATGCAATCAACCAGTAGTGTTCCTAATTGGAGGCCTTTGAGAGGAAATGCCAGATTCAATGCAGGGTTTTCATCCGGCACTTCGCAGTCTGTTCCTCAACTGAACTCCAACATGCCATATCGCCCAAGCTTGGAGTCTACAAATGAAAAGGCTGAAATTAGTTCGCTACCTGATCCTGGAGATTGGGACCCCAATTATAG CGACGAATTACTTCTGCAAGAGGATGGTCCTGATGTGGGCTCTATGGTTTCTGAATTTACCAATATCATGCGCATTAGTCATCCTCCAGATCCTGCTGTTCCAGTTGCTGGCATGGGAAGGTTTAACAACACCTACCAGACACATATGAACTCACATATACCCAATCAAAG AAACTTCTTAACAAGTCAAGCATTCCCTCAAGTAGATGCGAGCTCCTCTTCAGCGCATGATATGCATGTGGGGCATGGCCGTCCAATTATGTCTTCACAGTTCACACCTCATTCTGCACAAGGCTCTCCTAGTCGTTTTGGGCAGCATCCACCACCTTGTCATCGATCTAACCATGTGCCGTCAAATTTTACTCGTGGTGGTGAGTGGAATCATCAGAAGGTTCAGCCACCTCCACTCTATAACAATGTTGGCTCACACTCTCTAGGCAATAACACACTTCCCAACGGGTCGCCATGGG GACGGAGGCCTGGGTATCCAGTGACCAGCATTCCACCAGCATCCAACTCAAGGAAGGATTATGGAAGGATTGTTTGA
- the LOC113297539 gene encoding dual specificity protein kinase YAK1 homolog isoform X2, producing MVEKLLGNRMLITRLTKDIVKTYQTCNPDFKHNEELNPKRFLTTPSVGISNGGYDNANSDLILSVNFVVLHMESQRRYIVKEMLGHGTFGQVAKCWVEELKGHVALKIIKNQPAYFQQALVEVSLLWQLNTKFDPEDKHHIVRILDFFEFQNHLCISFELLDSNLYELMKMNSFRGLSMNIVQVFARQILRALVLMKDANIIHCDLKPENILLCTRSKPGEIKIIDFGSACREDRTVYSYIQSRYYRSPEVLLGYQYNTAIDMWSFGCIVAELFLGLPLFPGMSEFDLLRRMITTLGGQPPDHVLKEAKNTSKFFKRIGSGHNFENDEICMGERSGYQPLTAEEYEARTLKKATIGKQYFKYTKLEEVVKNYPYRTNLPQEEISRESINRLAMIDFLRGLIEFDPAKRWSPLQASKHPFMTGEPFTSPYRPPPETPHVPVAQNFKVDHHPGAGHWFAAGLSPQVLSINRGPPQNNFQVAPQNASSYGSLGSHGSYNEGVGLGSSYGSYGDDSCVYAYYSPVGPSGLNIRAQGGGVPIAGASSDARWRTSQLSHGNGGLGVSPSAGNFGPMSLGASPSQFTPPNHHIQVSTGSSGKFGPTSPARGSVHGSPLSKMAAVGHFNNRRRSWGHSGSHSLPPQEDTTHWQGHHTDGASCSYGEGSSRGHTSGSPRNMQSTSSVPNWRPLRGNARFNAGFSSGTSQSVPQLNSNMPYRPSLESTNEKAEISSLPDPGDWDPNYSDELLLQEDGPDVGSMVSEFTNIMRISHPPDPAVPVAGMGRFNNTYQTHMNSHIPNQRNFLTSQAFPQVDASSSSAHDMHVGHGRPIMSSQFTPHSAQGSPSRFGQHPPPCHRSNHVPSNFTRGGEWNHQKVQPPPLYNNVGSHSLGNNTLPNGSPWGRRPGYPVTSIPPASNSRKDYGRIV from the exons ATGGTGGAGAAACTTCTCGGAAACAGAATG CTCATCACCAGATTAACTAAAGACATAGTTAAAACGTACCAAACATGTAATCCAGATTTCaagcataatgaagaattaaacCCAAAGCGGTTCCTAACCACCCCATCAGTTGGTATTAGCAACGGTGGATATGATAATGCAAATTCAGATTTGATCTTGAGTGTGAACTTTGTCGTGCTCCACATGGAATCACAACGAAG ATACATCGTCAAAGAGATGCTTGGGCATGGGACTTTTGGACAAGTTGCTAAGTGCTGGGTCGAAGAGTTGAAAGGTCATGTTGCTTTAAAGATAATAAAGAATCAACCAGCATATTTTCAGCAGGCACTAGTTGAAGTATCCCTTTTGTGGCAGCTAAATACAAAATTTGATCCGGAGGATAAACACCACATAGTTCGCATtctggacttttttgagttccaAAACCATTTATGCATTTCCTTTGAATTGCTTGACTCAAACCT GTATGAGCTCATGAAGATGAACAGTTTTAGAGGACTATCAATGAACATTGTCCAAGTTTTCGCGAGACAG aTCCTGCGGGCCTTAGTATTAATGAAAGATGCCAACATTATTCATTGTGATCTGAAGCCTGAAAACATTCTTTTGTGCACGAG ATCAAAGCCTGGAGAAATCAAAATCATCGACTTTGGATCAGCTTGTAGGGAGGATCGAACGGTTTATTCTTACATTCAG AGTCGTTACTACAGGTCTCCTGAAGTTCTTCTCGGTTATCA ATATAATACTGCAATAGATATGTGGTCCTTCGGTTGCATAGTTGCGGAATTGTTCTTAGGATTGCCACTATTTCCGGGAATGTCGGAGTTTGATCTGCTCAGACGAATGATAACAACACTTGG AGGCCAACCACCTGATCATGTACTGAAGGAGGCAAAAAATACGTCTAAGTTCTTTAAGCGCATTGGAAGTGGCCAcaactttgagaatgatgaaatcTGCATGGGTGAAAGAAGTGGTTACCAACCATTAACTGCAGAGGAATATGAAGCT AGGACGTTGAAAAAAGCAACAATAGGGAAGCAGTATTTCAAGTATACGAAGCTTGAGGAGGTTGTTAAAAACTACCCATATAGAACTAACTTACCTCAGGAAGAGATATCCAGAG AAAGTATAAACCGTTTAGCAATGATTGATTTCTTGAGGGGTCTCATTGAATTTGATCCAGCAAAGAGGTGGTCGCCTTTGCAA GCTTCAAAACATCCTTTTATGACTGGAGAACCCTTCACAAGCCCGTATAGGCCTCCTCCGGAGACCCCTCACGTG CCTGTAGCTCAGAATTTTAAGGTGGACCACCACCCTGGTGCTGGTCACTGGTTTGCTGCAGGTCTTTCACCTCAG GTGTTAAGCATTAATAGAGGGCCTCCACAGAATAACTTTCAGGTGGCTCCACAGAATGCTAGTAGTTATGGTAGTTTGGGAAGCCATGGTAGTTATAACGAAGGAGTTGGACTTGGCAGCAGCTATGGAAGTTATGGCGATGATAGTTGTGTATATGCATACTATTCTCCTGTGGGTCCATCTGGTCTGAACATCCGCGCTCAGGGTGGTGGAGTACCAATCGCTGGAGCTAGCTCTGATGCTAGATGGAGAACTTCTCAACTTTCTCATGGGAATGGAGGACTTGGTGTCAGTCCATCTGCAGGAAACTTTGGGCCGATGTCTCTAGGTGCGAGTCCCTCACAGTTTACACCTCCTAATCACCATATTCAAGTTTCCACTGGATCTTCAGGAAAGTTCGGCCCAACTTCTCCAGCAAGAGGAAGTGTTCATGGATCACCTTTAAGCAAAATGGCTGCTGTTGGACACTTCAATAATAGGAGGAGAAGTTGGGGACATTCTGGGTCCCACTCGTTACCCCCTCAAGAAGATACAACGCACTGGCAAGGGCATCATACTGATGGTGCCAGCTGTAGTTACGGTGAGGGAAGCTCTCGAGGACATACTAGTGGTTCTCCTCGGAATATGCAATCAACCAGTAGTGTTCCTAATTGGAGGCCTTTGAGAGGAAATGCCAGATTCAATGCAGGGTTTTCATCCGGCACTTCGCAGTCTGTTCCTCAACTGAACTCCAACATGCCATATCGCCCAAGCTTGGAGTCTACAAATGAAAAGGCTGAAATTAGTTCGCTACCTGATCCTGGAGATTGGGACCCCAATTATAG CGACGAATTACTTCTGCAAGAGGATGGTCCTGATGTGGGCTCTATGGTTTCTGAATTTACCAATATCATGCGCATTAGTCATCCTCCAGATCCTGCTGTTCCAGTTGCTGGCATGGGAAGGTTTAACAACACCTACCAGACACATATGAACTCACATATACCCAATCAAAG AAACTTCTTAACAAGTCAAGCATTCCCTCAAGTAGATGCGAGCTCCTCTTCAGCGCATGATATGCATGTGGGGCATGGCCGTCCAATTATGTCTTCACAGTTCACACCTCATTCTGCACAAGGCTCTCCTAGTCGTTTTGGGCAGCATCCACCACCTTGTCATCGATCTAACCATGTGCCGTCAAATTTTACTCGTGGTGGTGAGTGGAATCATCAGAAGGTTCAGCCACCTCCACTCTATAACAATGTTGGCTCACACTCTCTAGGCAATAACACACTTCCCAACGGGTCGCCATGGG GACGGAGGCCTGGGTATCCAGTGACCAGCATTCCACCAGCATCCAACTCAAGGAAGGATTATGGAAGGATTGTTTGA